Below is a genomic region from Amycolatopsis sp. 195334CR.
GTGATGGTGCCGCCGGGACCGTAGGCACGCGGGAGGAAGTCCATCGGCGTGACGATCGGGCCTTCCTGGAGCGACCGGAGCAGGTGCCCGGTCGCCGCCCGTTCGGGATCGACCCGGTCGTTCCTGCTGTTCGTGCTGGTCAGGCCCAGTGGTTCGAACAGGCGCGCCCGCATCACCTCGTCCCACGGCTTGCCGTCGAGCACCTCCGCGATCCGCGCCAGCACGGCGTAACCCAGTGCCGCGCTGTAGCCGTGGGTGTGGCCCAGCGGGAAGACCTGCGGCGCGCCGGCGATGTTCTCCACCATGCGCTGGTAGACGTCGTCGCCCTCACCGGGATCGCCGAAGTCCTCCTCGATCCCGCTGGTGTGCTGCAGCAGGTGCCGGGGCGTGACACGGGCGCTGACCCCGGGATCGGCCACGGCGAACTCGGGGAGGTAGGTGCGCACGGGCTCGTCCAGGTCGACCTTGCCCTCGTCGACGAACTGCAGGAAGACCAGCGCGGTCCAGGTCTTGGTCATCGAACCGCACTGGTACACGGTGCCGGTGGTCACCGGTTCGCCGGTTTCCACGCTCCGCACCCCGGTGGCGAATTCGGTGATCTGTCCATTGTGGAGCACGCCGAGCGCGGCGCTCGGGATGCCGTACTCGGCGAGCAGGTCCTCGACCACGGCTCGCAGGCGCGGTACGTCGAGGGTCATCGCGGGAGACCGACCGCGTTCGCGGCGTCCGCCTCGAAGTACTCCGTGGTGGCGTACGCGCCGGCGTGCGCTTCGAAGAACTCCCGGACGCCGGCGACGGAGTCGTGGGTGATGACGTTGACCGCTTTGTCCCCGTCGGTGCTCGCCACCGCGACCTTCCACTGGGCGCCCTTCGGCAGCCGGGCGTGGCCCTTCTTCAAGCCGTTCCAGAACTTCTCGTGGTCCGAGACGGTCGAGACGACCAGTACGTGCATGGTGATTCCCCTTTCCGAATGAGCGAAAGCTACGTTGCGTTCGCTGGAGAATCAACGAGTTAGTCATGAAAACGCCAGGTGAGCATACAGATCGTTGCAACAGGATTGCGGGTGAACGCAATTCCGGCACCCGGACGTTGCACTGTACTGTGGCTGAACGCAAAGGGAGGTGAGCGGCCGTGCCCGGACCCCGGCTGACCCACGAGGAACGGCGCCGCATCGCGCGGTGGCTGGCCGACGGGCTCGGGTACGCCGAGATCGGCAGGCGGCTCGGCCGTCCCACGTCCACGATCAGCCGGGAGATCGCGCGCAACGGCGCGTCCGGCGACTACCGGCCCGACCACGCCCAGCAGGTCGCCGGGCACCGCGCCCGCCGGAGCAAACCGGGGAAATCCGCCGAACCGGACGAACCGGGGCAGGTTCAGGACTTTGTGGACCGGTTCGCGCACCTGCTGGCCGCCACGGGCATGCCCCGGATGACCGCCCGGGTCTTTGTCTGCCTGCTCGTCGAGGAGGGCGACCTGACCTCGGCCGAGCTCGTGCGCCGGTTGCGGGTCAGCCCGGCGTCGGTGTCGAAGTCCATCGGTTACCTCGAAGCGATGGGGTTGGTGGTGCGCCAGGCGGATCCGGGCGAGCGCCGCGAGCGGTACGGCATCGACGACGAAGTCTGGCTCCGCGCCTGGCAGACCGGCACCGGCGCACACCGCGAAATCGCCACCGCCGCGCGTCAGGGCATCGACATCTTCGGCGCGGGAACGACCGCGGCGGACCGGCTCGACGAGATGGGCCGGTTCTTCGGCAGGCTCAGCGAGCAGATGGACGGAAGTACCCTTGCCGACACCGCGGTGTACGACGCGCTGACGGTGATCGCCGCGCTCGTGCACGGCGGGCGGCTGCTCACGCCGGACGCGCTGGGCGGTGCGCTCGGCTGGTCGCGGGAACGCACCACCGCGGCGATCGAGGTGCTCCGAGCGCAACCGGCCATCGCCGATCCCCTCGTGCTGACGGAGAACGGCGATGGCGCCTGCGTGCTCACCGTGCGGCCGGACCGGCTGAGCCCGGCGCAACAGCGGGCGGTCGTCAACGCAGGAAGTCGACCAGTTCCGCGGTGACGAACTCGGGGTTCTCCTCGACGAGCCAGTGCCCGGCACGCGGGACTTCGACCGCACGCGCGATCGTGGCGATCCGGGGTGCCACGGTGGCCTTGGTGGATTCGAGCAGGCCCTCGGCGCTCATCAGCAGCGTCGGCGTGGTGATGGGGGGCGCGCCGGTGTTGGCTGCGACGTCCTGGCCCAGCGTGCGGTACAGCTCGAAGCCACCGTGGAGCACCTCGGGCCGCGAGTAGGTCCGGGCGTACTCGTCGACTTCGGCGTCGTCGAACGGCGGGGGAGCGCCGGGTCCGCCGAAGGCCGTGCCGCCGAACGCGACCTGCGGGTAGAACAACGCGAGGTAGTCGCGGACGTCGTTGCCCACCACGGTTTCCGGCACCTGCGGCTGACTGTGGAAGGCGATGTGCCAGCTCAGCCCGCGGTAGGTGGTGGCGTCGATCGCCGGCCCGGGCAGCGGCAGGTCGAGGTAGGCGAGTTTGCCGACGTCACCGGGGAACTGCGCGGCGTACTGGAAGGCGACCGCGGCGCCGAGGTCGTGCCCGGCGATCCGCGCGTCCCGCCGGCCGAGGCGGTCGGCGATCAGGGTGTGCGTGTAGCGGGCGAGGGTGGCCTTGTCGTAGCTCGGCGGCGCGCCCGCGCTGTCCCCGAGTCCGGGCAGGTCGACCGCGTACACGGTGAAGTGGTCGGCCAGCGCGGGCATGATCTCGCGCCAGCTGTACCAGGTCTGCGGCCAGCCGTGGAGCAGGACGAGCGCGGGCCCGCTGCCGCCGGTGACGTAGTGCATGCGCACGCCGTCGACGTCGGCGAACTCGTGGCGGAAGCGGGCGGAGAACTCGGCGTCACCACGGGTCGCGGCCTCGTGGTCGGCTGGTCGGTCCACTGCCTCGGTGGTCGCACCACAGGCGGTGAGCAGCGCGGTCGCGGCCAGCGCGGCGGCCGCGCGGCGGAGGAATCGGTGCATCGGGACTGTCTTTCGGTGGGGGTTCATCGACCGCGGCTGCCGTCGACGAGTTCGCGGAGGATGTCGGCGTGCCCGGCGTGCCGGGCGGTTTCCTCGACCAGGTGGGTCAGCGTCCAGCGCAGCGAGGCACCGGGAGCGCCGACCGGTTCGGTCAACTTCGCGCGGGCGATCACTTCGTTGGCCCGCGCGGTGGTTTCCCGGTATTCGGCGAGGATGTTCTCGGCGGTTTCCTGTGCCGTGGGGCGGAAAGTGGCGCCCCAGTTGGTGGTGCGGACGCCGAGCAGCCAGTGCCGTTCGACGTGGGTGAGGTGCTTGACCAGGCCGAGCAGGTTGGTGCCCGAGGGCACGCCCCGCGTGCGGACCTGCGGCTCGGGCACACCCTCGGCCTTGGCGGCCACCGAAGCGCGCAGGTAGTCCAGGAACCCCGCCAGTACTTCCTTTTCCCCGGGGCCGGTTCTCGGCGGCCCCTGGTCCAAAGTGGTCATAGGGCACTGTTGCCCGGGTGTGCGCCGGATTGCACGAAAACTTGCCGAGTCGGCAAGATGGGGGCATGGCTGAGGAGATCGAGGACGCACTGGAGGCGGTCGGACCGCGGCTTCGCGCGCTGCGCAAGCAACGGGGGTTCACACTGGCCGAGTTGTCCGCGGCCACCGGTGTCTCGGAGAGCACGCTGTCCAGGCTGGAGAGCGGCCGCCGCCGGCCCAACCTGGAACTGCTGCTGCCGCTGGCCCGGTCGTACGGGGTGCCGCTCGACGATCTCGTCGGCGCGCCGCGCACCGGTGATCCGCGCATCCACCTCAAGCCGATCCACCGCCACGGCATGACCTTCGTGCCGCTGACCCGGCGGGCGGGCGGGTTGCAGGCGTTCAAGATGCTCATCCCGGCCAGGGCGGAACCGGGGGAGCCGACGCCGCAGACGCACGGCGGGTACGAGTGGCTCTACGTGCTGGACGGCCGCCTGCGGCTGGTGGTCGGCGATCGCGACCTGGTCCTGCCCGCCGGGGAGGCGGCCGAGTTCGACACCGCGCTGCCGCACTTCCTCGGCACCGCCGACGGGCGCGCGGTCGAACTGCTCGTCCTGTTCGGCCCGCAGGGCGAACGGGCCCACGTCCGCCGGTAGAGGTTTTTCGGAGGTCGTCCTCCTAGCGTGACAGTTGTTGGAAAGATGTCACAACGAGGAGGAAGTCATGGGAGTCACTGCGACGCGGACCTTCTCGGCGCTGGCGCTCGCCGCGACGGCGGTGGTCGGGACGGCGAGCCAGGCGTCGGCCGAGTACGACGACAGCAAGACCGTGTGGACCACGGACCGGTGCGGTTCGCTCGAGTTCGTCGACTACGGCGAAGGCGAGCCCGGCGGCGGTCCCGACGACGACTACATGCTGGTGCGCGACCACTGCGACGACGGCTTCCACGTCCGGGGCGACGTCTGGGTCGGCTGGTCCTGGTACGGCGTCGCCTACCAGAGAGGCGGCCCGTCGGCCGCTCCCTTGTACTGGGACCCGTTCGCCGAAGAGGAGGACGAACTGGTCGCCGGCAGCCGGTTCGGCTTCCCGGTGTGCCTGGTCGACCCGACCGCGCCCGACCCCGGCTACCTGGGCTTCAACTGCACCAACGCCGAAGTCACCATGGTCGACGGCTGAAGGTGAGGGCACAGCAACAGGAACTCGTCGACGGCGCGATCCGGACGGTGAGCGGCGCCGAGCTGGTCGACCTGAACAGCGGCTTCCACGAGGCGGTGATCGAGTGCAGTGAGAAGGGTGTTCAGGTCTGTCGTCACAAACGGATCTTGAACACCCTTCGTCCATCTCCGATCACCACCCAGACGCATTACTCGTCTAGGGGTTCCGCCCGGCGGTCGCCGCGGCCGCGAGCAGGACGGCGGTGGCCAGCCAGAGCGCGCCCGCGGCACCGAGCGGTCCGGCGACCAGTCCCGCGGCGGCGGGCACGGTGACCTGACCGAGCCGGTTCGCCCAGAGGCGGAGGGCGAGGGCGGCGTTGCGCCCGTGCCGGGGCACCGCCTGCACCACGACGGTCATCGTCAGCGGCTGCCCCATGCCGAGCAGGAAACCCCCGGCGACCAGCGCCGCGGCCATGATCGGCAGGTTCGACACCGGGAGCGCGACCACGGCCAGCGCCACCGCCGAGCCCGCCGCGCTGGTGAGGATGAGCGTGTGCCGCGGCCACCGCCGCGCCATCCGGCCGAGGCCGAGCCTGGACAGGATCGAGGCTGCGGACCGCAGCGCCAGCAGCACGCCGACGACGGCGGGGGAGATGTCGCGGTCCTCGGCGATCAGCGGCAGGTACGCGGTCAGGAGGTCGACCGCGCCGAGCAGGGCGAGGCTGATGAACAGGCCGGGGACCATGCCGCGGCTGCGCAACATGGCCGGTATGCCGGGCGCGTCCCGGGGTTCTGTGGTTCTGCGGGTTTTGCGATGGCGCAGCAGGAGCAGACCGGCCGGAATGGCGCCCGCGGCGACCGCACTGGCGACCAGTGCGGCCACCGCGGTCTGGCCGAGCGCGGCGCCGCTCCCGGTCCCCAGCACCATCCCGGCGAGCAGCGGGCCGAACATCTGGCCCGCCGACACGGCCGCGGTGAACAACCCGAAGTAGCGGTCCAAATCGGACTCGGGCGCCGCCGACGCGATATAACCTTGCGCGCCGACCATGAACACGATGTGTCCGAAACCGAGGCACGCCGCCGCGGCGGCGACCCAGGGCAGGGCTGGTGACAGCGCGAGCGCGACCGGCCCGAGCACGAGCAGGGCGGTGCCCAGCACGAGCACCGGGGCGGTGCGGCCGGTCCGGTCCGCCAGCCGCCCGAGCGGCAGCGCGACGACCAGCGACAACACGGCGTAGGCGGCGGTGACCATGCCGACCGCGAGCCCGCCGCCGCCGAGCGCGATGGTGCGGTAGGACAGCAGCGGGCGCGCGAGGTTGAGGGCGGTCTGGCTGAGAACGGTGCAGACGAGCAGCGCGGCGATACCGGCCTGCCAGCCGGTTCCGCGGATCCGGGGTGCCGTGGCCCTCAGCCGCCGATGCGGTCGACGGGTGCGGTGAATGTGGCTTTCACTGCGGAATCGGCTGTGAAAGCCACATTCACGGCATCGGATGCTGCTCGCGAGCCGGTGGTTTTGCCGCGTTCGTTGCGGGCGGGGCGTGGCATCGGACTCCTGACGGATCAGCTCCAGCGGGCGGGGCTCGGGGTCAGATTTCGTGGGGGGGTGGCGGTGGGGCGGATTCCGAGCCGGGTGGCGGCCTTGGCGCCC
It encodes:
- a CDS encoding serine hydrolase, encoding MTLDVPRLRAVVEDLLAEYGIPSAALGVLHNGQITEFATGVRSVETGEPVTTGTVYQCGSMTKTWTALVFLQFVDEGKVDLDEPVRTYLPEFAVADPGVSARVTPRHLLQHTSGIEEDFGDPGEGDDVYQRMVENIAGAPQVFPLGHTHGYSAALGYAVLARIAEVLDGKPWDEVMRARLFEPLGLTSTNSRNDRVDPERAATGHLLRSLQEGPIVTPMDFLPRAYGPGGTITSTTGEVLAMAHVLLNEGTAANGRRILSPEGIREMTRSRVPVPDPYLFGPEWALGLIVCDWHGETVYASDGSTIGQNARLRLLPDSGTALVLLTNGGPRESFHRKVFTEVLTELGLVTVPELPAPDPSLELDPARYEGVYERPGTRYEVRAEHGKLRLTLFLDPMQADFLGKPDRLTYDLLPVSETHFLLPPAAALEDVQPVALYGFTGGRAGYLHTNCRTNPRRD
- a CDS encoding MarR family transcriptional regulator, translating into MPGPRLTHEERRRIARWLADGLGYAEIGRRLGRPTSTISREIARNGASGDYRPDHAQQVAGHRARRSKPGKSAEPDEPGQVQDFVDRFAHLLAATGMPRMTARVFVCLLVEEGDLTSAELVRRLRVSPASVSKSIGYLEAMGLVVRQADPGERRERYGIDDEVWLRAWQTGTGAHREIATAARQGIDIFGAGTTAADRLDEMGRFFGRLSEQMDGSTLADTAVYDALTVIAALVHGGRLLTPDALGGALGWSRERTTAAIEVLRAQPAIADPLVLTENGDGACVLTVRPDRLSPAQQRAVVNAGSRPVPR
- a CDS encoding alpha/beta fold hydrolase, encoding MHRFLRRAAAALAATALLTACGATTEAVDRPADHEAATRGDAEFSARFRHEFADVDGVRMHYVTGGSGPALVLLHGWPQTWYSWREIMPALADHFTVYAVDLPGLGDSAGAPPSYDKATLARYTHTLIADRLGRRDARIAGHDLGAAVAFQYAAQFPGDVGKLAYLDLPLPGPAIDATTYRGLSWHIAFHSQPQVPETVVGNDVRDYLALFYPQVAFGGTAFGGPGAPPPFDDAEVDEYARTYSRPEVLHGGFELYRTLGQDVAANTGAPPITTPTLLMSAEGLLESTKATVAPRIATIARAVEVPRAGHWLVEENPEFVTAELVDFLR
- a CDS encoding DinB family protein; the encoded protein is MTTLDQGPPRTGPGEKEVLAGFLDYLRASVAAKAEGVPEPQVRTRGVPSGTNLLGLVKHLTHVERHWLLGVRTTNWGATFRPTAQETAENILAEYRETTARANEVIARAKLTEPVGAPGASLRWTLTHLVEETARHAGHADILRELVDGSRGR
- a CDS encoding helix-turn-helix domain-containing protein; amino-acid sequence: MAEEIEDALEAVGPRLRALRKQRGFTLAELSAATGVSESTLSRLESGRRRPNLELLLPLARSYGVPLDDLVGAPRTGDPRIHLKPIHRHGMTFVPLTRRAGGLQAFKMLIPARAEPGEPTPQTHGGYEWLYVLDGRLRLVVGDRDLVLPAGEAAEFDTALPHFLGTADGRAVELLVLFGPQGERAHVRR
- a CDS encoding MFS transporter yields the protein MELIRQESDATPRPQRTRQNHRLASSIRCRECGFHSRFRSESHIHRTRRPHRRLRATAPRIRGTGWQAGIAALLVCTVLSQTALNLARPLLSYRTIALGGGGLAVGMVTAAYAVLSLVVALPLGRLADRTGRTAPVLVLGTALLVLGPVALALSPALPWVAAAAACLGFGHIVFMVGAQGYIASAAPESDLDRYFGLFTAAVSAGQMFGPLLAGMVLGTGSGAALGQTAVAALVASAVAAGAIPAGLLLLRHRKTRRTTEPRDAPGIPAMLRSRGMVPGLFISLALLGAVDLLTAYLPLIAEDRDISPAVVGVLLALRSAASILSRLGLGRMARRWPRHTLILTSAAGSAVALAVVALPVSNLPIMAAALVAGGFLLGMGQPLTMTVVVQAVPRHGRNAALALRLWANRLGQVTVPAAAGLVAGPLGAAGALWLATAVLLAAAATAGRNP